Part of the Tenebrio molitor chromosome 4, icTenMoli1.1, whole genome shotgun sequence genome, ATATCGACGGGGATAGAAGTATttctggttgcatatacccgttacaatttaaatttcgaaatttttaccgaaactcggccaaacaggcaatagcgctgtatgtccattctTCGTTGCTGtaaacaccattacgaaagtacgattaaaattttatgccctgaagtaaaaaccatttttgcgttaaaatttgattcatataatctgtttcaaaatcaaaaatccactaacactgcattctacctcgaaaatacaaccgacaacgtcgccaacttttgtttttagtgtgtctgcaagtgtctcactttattatttcactcaaaagctacgatatggtagctaccacctttttgtacataataattaatttgtgttacgtaaataaactcaacaattcaatgtcaaattttggcgggagattgggccaacccaaaaaaatgaatcttattctagggatttctttttttctgccaatataattcaacaggtggtggatttttgattttgaaacagattatagtaacagttagcaaagatacgaaaaaatgtcaaagtcatagccgcctcttatctaagtaattgttcaTCGCTCcgtatttttaaacaatgagTACCGAATACTCTGGCATCAATAGAAAAATACgcgtttttttgaaaaacgtaaACGTAAACAAATGGCATGACAATTTAGACAATAAATTGTGTCTTGGTTTCATAGTTGAAATCATAAAAGCAATAGTAAAGAAAAAGCGAACTTTCGCTTTTTACACCCTTTGTAGACTTCTTGaatgacaaaaaaaggatCTTCTTATCAGAGGTTGGGTTGGCATGGGTGCAGTGTAGCAGTGTATTAATAGTAATCgtgtatttgttattaaatcgtttaaaatacCACATTTTACAATTAATGCGGAATTAACGGATATGGTACTTGTGTGGGTGGACGGTGCGGAGGCTGGCAACGCGTTTCAAATTCCAAGCGCAAACACAACAACGGAAAAAGTTTCCAGACAGAGTTGTATCTAATTCAAAAACGTTTACTTCCACGGCGCAATGATTGAGAGATACAGCAAAGTTTCATCCAAAAACGGAAGATCGTGGCAGAAATCGTTCCCAGCGGGTGGTTGAACCAAAAATACCGCCAAGGTCTCTTAAATCCTTGTGAATTTTTTACGGGGGTATTTAAAATAGCTGGTTTATAGTCAGTCGATAAATTTGGTAGCAGAACTAACTGGACGAATCGTGGCAGTAATGCCCAAATTCGGAAAGATCGGGAAGTTTTTTCAAAGGTCCGTGGATCAATGACGCGGAGGACACAGGCGTGTATCGTGCATCACGCATCAAGGAcaacattttcagcatttaCTGTCAATAAGGTACTATAAAAGTAAAACTGCGTTTTTCCGACACAATTCAATGTCAGTGTCAATTTTCTTGCGTGATAATCGTTTTCGTTGTAGCTTTTTTACCATTTCACTTTCATTAGAGTGGACCACGGGCCGGAATGaggtgaattttgaatttttaaatccgCAATTTCAGCCAGTGCAAATCGTCTTCaaatgtactgtcgcgagtaataaattttggtggtcaatgtcatttcaaaatttggttagattgtcacaaatttaaaaaatttccctgcctgattatgcgcatgtcaacaaagtgtcaaaaaaattagaaaaaaattacaattaatgtcatacaacatgatgataggttatgatatttatgactgttttacaatggagcatttttgattgcgtcaaagaacgACCTTGACgactaaaatttattgctcgcgactgtacatattgGTGGTTTACGgcttaaaatatttccgcATATTTTGATTACACCCTGTAATGATAAATACAGCATTAACAGTAAAACataatgtatgtattttttttatagacaAATTGAATGATTTAGCGCCAAAAAAAAGTACAATCACCAATGTGAAGAATGTGGTAAACAGTTGACTCATTTGGTTCAATTTAAAAGTCATCTGAAACAACATCGGCCTTCGACAACTATATCAGATGAAAAGTATATGAAGTCAATATTCAAGTGTCCCTTATGTCAACATaaagaaatatgtaataaattgCTCGTCCATTATGACTTCAAATCGCTCTGATGAAGATGTTTACTATATATTTTTCCATCACATAATGGAGATATTgggttttaaaattaaaccaaaGATATTCATGTCTGATATAGTGGAAGCATTTTATAATGCATGGTTAAGATTGATGATCCCAGCTGAATCCCGGTAAGAACATAACTTACACATTTATAAACTATTGGTAAGtactaattttttgaaaacattttttagtctTTACTGTACATGGCACATAGATAGGGCATggcgtaaaaatttaaacaaaataagcAGCAAAGGAAAACAGGTATGAATTGTTAATTTAGCTAACaattataaaacaatttttttctaatggGTTAATGTATATAAAAATTTGAGGGTATTGCTACAAGAAACGGACGTGGTTGCGTTCAATCAATTAATGGAAACCTCTTtaatgtcattaataaatgatgaaGACGCCAAACAGTTTGgattatattttcaaaattactatGCCAACAGAGTAGAAAACTGGGCATATTGTCACCGGTTGCATAGTGGATTAAATACCAATATGCACATCGAGCGGATGCACCGAACAATAAAGTACATATGTTAGCATCACCCTCGCTTCGGCCCGATGCGCGACGTGGTGGGCTGACCGACCTTCCCCCGTCCTAACATCCGAGGACTACCGACGGCCCAGCCCGAGCGCCAATCGGGAGACCGCGCGAAAAATCGGGGAAGAACGATTATTATTCCTGCGAGTACCAATGTGAACTATTGTCAGTAACACCTCCTGTTCAAAGAAGCAGAATAAAGTCTTAagtgaagtcaaagttaaattaatctttaacatcagaagtgggattgtGTCCTTCGTCTTACTTAATCTGCCTTCAGCCGACGTCATGCCAAAAGCGAAGAGAAAGCGCAATCCAGAAGCTCCCACTGGAAACCCAGTAGAGGACCAGGCTGAACAAGTAGAAATTGATAGGGAGGAACCAGGCCTTCCGCCTCCAAAGAGGAAAAGTGTGCCCTGGCAAGAAACCCTCCTCACGCTAATCGCAAATCAACAGAAGCAAATTGCGGAGTTGCGAAAATCCAATATGGCGGGGCCAACGCCCAGCACGTCCACCGACGGCACCCTGATTGCGCAGACGCCAGCACCAACGCCACCAACGTCACTTACCACGTGGGCATCATTCCGCCTATCAGACTTTGACCCcgataaaagcaattttaccaTCGAAGAGTGGTTGGAGGATGCTTCAAAACTAAAAGGAGAACTAGGTGCCAGCGACCTAATCATGATAGCAAAAGCAGGAGAGGCGCTGAGGGGCAGAGCATATCGCTACTACTGCGACTGGCGCCCGGTACGACGAGGTTGGGAGGATTTTTGTAAGGACTTGGGCGTTGCTTTCCCGGACCGTGAAACACCAGGTGTTCGTGCTTTTATGGCGGCTACCTTAAGAAGCAAAGACTGTGAATCGCTCAGCGACTACGGAAACCAGAAGCTTCGCCGAATTTATCGTTTCTGTGATGCGTTGCCGTGGGCGACTAGACTGAGTATGGTCGAATATGGCCTTGACCATGCAGAAGCCCAAGCCTCCATACGGATCCGACAGCCAGGAGATGAGCGAGAGCTCTTAAAACTACTCTCTGAAATTGATGGGCACGCAAACATCAAACTGTGGTTGACCCGCGTTCTTGTGATGCGGTGGGAACAAAGAGCGCGGCGCGTTCAACAGTCCAACGACCGAGTGTGTCAGGATCCTCTTTTCGTGGAAAGTGTTTTAATTGTGGCCGGGTTGGACATCGCCAAGAAGACTGTCGTGTGTCGCAGACAACTAAAAAAAACCCATCGAAATTGAAAAGCCAGAGAAACCAACGGAGTCGAAGGTGTCTACCTGTACGTATTGTAAGAAGGTAGGACATATCGAGAGTAGCTGTTTCTTTAAACACGGAAGACCCAAGAAAATGTGACTAGTCCGTAAAAGACGTACGTTTAACACTACACCTATCGCTACCGCCTTATGTAACCACCAAGCTGTTTCCTTGACCTACATCATCGACAGTGGTGCCGATATCTCAGTTATAGGCAGGAGCACAGTGGAAAAACTGCAAGCATCGATGTCACCGACCTTGCGAGTTATTTCTGGACTCGGGACAGAAACTATACCAGCTATCGGCACGTGCGAGATTGTTGTCGTTCTACCCAACGTCAGCATCGATGTTTTGTTTACAGTCGTTCCGGACGATGTAATGCCTTCCAATCTGGCTGCTATTATTGGTTGGGACGTGATTAGTAGGCCAAACGTAATAATCAAAAAGGGTACCGACGGCCTCGAACTTCATCATGACCTATCCAACACTGGGAATGTTCTAACCATCGAAGAAAGAGGTGCTTTTGATGACTTACAAGTAACAAGGCTGGCCGAACGGAACCTAGCACGACTGAAACAACTCCTGATCGAGACGCAAAAGGCAATTCCAGACCATATCACCACGGGGAAGTTGACGATCACACTGAAAGATGATATTCCGGAAATGACACCGTTCTTGACCTGACAACACGACCCTGACCGCACAACAACGTACGAGTCATACTGCCGACGCAGCAGCAAGACGCTTTGATGTAAAGCGGTACAAGCCCGTTCTGTTTACGATCGGCGATCAAGTGGCAGTTGAGGATTCCCAACATGCAAGTGGTGGAAAGCTCCGCGCAAAATACAACGGCCCATTTGTAATCAAACAAATTCTGCCAAATGAACGCTACCTCCTAGCAAAAAGGGGACAAAGAACGACGGTCGCGGCCCATCAACAACTTAGGCAATGGCCAGTCGAAAGTACCGAATGGCGTCGTGAGTATTACTAAGAACATAAAGACTGTGGCACATCCACAGGGCTGGGAGAACCTCAGCATAAAGACTGTGGCACTTCCGCAGGGCGGGAGAACCGCAACATAAAGACTGTGGCACATTCACAGGGCGGGAGAACCGCAACATAAAGACTGTGGCACATTCACAGGGCGGGAGAACCGCAACATAAAGGCTGTGGCACATCCACAGGGCGGGAGAACCGCAACATAAAGACTGTGGCACATCCACAGGGCTGGGAGAACCGCAACATAAAGACTGTGGCACATTCACAGGGAGGGAGACCGCAACAAGATAAAGACCGTGGCCCGATACTACCATGAATTTTAACAACCATGATCACTACACGGGACTCGGGAGCAGTGAAACCCGATGAACATACTAAAGCATTTTTGCTGTTTCAGCGTCAGATGGAGCGAGGCCGCCCAAGGTCAGGATAGCCGTGTTAGCATCACCCTCGCTTCGGCCCGATGCGCGACGTGGTGGGCTGACCGACCTTCCCCCGTCCTAACATCCGAGGACTACCGACGGCCCAGCCCGAGCGCCAATCGGGAGACCGCGCGAAAAATCGGGGAAGAACGATTATTATTCCTGCGAGTACCAATGTGAACTATTGTCAGTAACACCTCCTGTTCAAAGAAGCAGAATAAAGTCTTAagtgaagtcaaagttaaatTAATCTTTAACACATATACGAGGGGACCCAGAAAACTTTTGCCGATCTCAGTAACTTATggataaatcaataaaatttcttaaatgTCATAACTGTCAGTGTTTTCATAGTTACGCCTGCAAATTTCATTAAGTTGTTCAGTGCTTGGttaaccaaaaaaatttttggttacCAACCAATATCTTGGTTACAGGTTTTTCAGTCAATTTTCGTCCCTTAACCATGGTTAagttgaacaaaattttaaccgaCCGAAGAGAGCTCGGTTAACCGGTGGCGTTTGCGCAGTTTCCAGTGTTGTCATCATCACATGATCGCATCAGCTGTTGTTGTTTGTGGTTTACACGTGGTGGAAGATTTTGTGATTTCTAGCCtatttagttatttttgagttaaaaaatggaaaagcaCAGTGGCCGTTCGAAAAACTTTTCCACCAGTGAAGTTAATTTATTGGTGAGGTTGGTGGACTCCAACAAAAAAGTTGTGGAGTCAAAAAAAACAGGGGCGGTAACAAACAGGGAAAAGGGAAAAATGTGGGAAAAAATTGCTCTCTCGTTTAATTCCCAAACAACAGAAGGGATTAATCGAGAAGCAAAAGTTCTAAAAGAAAAGTGGACAAATTTGAAGCGGGTGGCGGTGAAAAACCACGCCGCAGACAAAAAATTCAGACAAGGAACTGGTGGTGGTCCAAGTAAACCGGCGCAAAAAACACCCACCGATACCCTGGTAAACAATATTTTGGGCACACGCTTAACAGGGTTAGAGGCCGAATGCGATTCGGATGCCCTGCCAGTACCAAGTATGTCAGGTAGGTAACTGTTTTTCAGTAATGATTAAATGATATAATAATGCAGCATAAGTAGATATCTATAAAGTTTGTATATGACCACTATTTAATATCTGTTGTAGAACACGAGAACATGTACAAATCTGCATGGGATACTTATGAAGATAGTGATGCATTTGACATAagtattttagaaaataatggCAGTGAAATTGATGAAGAGAATACGAGAGGTAAAGTTGAATTATTACTTGGTTTACaactaataaaaatatttgtgattGCAGAAGGTGCAGGAAATGATTCCAGCAACAACCTAAACGAGTCTAGTTCCAGTTGTCTGAAAACAAAGACATTCAAAGGTTAGTACTTATTATAATGTCTATAGCAGCTTGCTCATAAGGTTATGaagttaacaaaataatttataacaatatTTTGCAGCAACAAATTTGGAATCACCCTCTctgctaaaaaaaaaagaagcaaaaattagatttaattACTGAACAAGGTAGGTAGGtagttatatatttttattgaaattttaaaggTATATTGTTTCTTAGTTACAGAAGACGCAGAAAATAACTGGGGTGATTACAacacaaaaatgttgaaaaggCCGGCATCCAGCCCTCTGCATGTAAAGACACTCAAGGGTTAGTATTTATCATACTTATTACAACAATCTTGTCATTGAATTAATGTTTTCTTTATAggaaaacataaaattaccgGCACCATGACAAACGAAAAGTGGTGTCGTTTAGCGGAACGGAAGCAAGAACTGGCCGAGTTGAAAATTCAACAGTTACGGCAAGAAcatgagcaaaaaaaaagaagtacATGAGCTAATGCTCAAACATTTGGAGGAAGAACATGTGCAAAAGTTAGAATTCAACCAAGAATGacattcattaaaattaaaattcctcCAGGAGgagcaagaaataaaactgaagCTATTGCAGGAGAAATAAACTGTGTTATATATTAACATTAgccaaattattaaaataagttAGCATTACATTTCTCGTCATATTATTATTAGCGTGCCGTGTTATACTCACAATCGTCGACATTATCCCCGATGGTATACTCATGAACTAAAATGTAATATCCGTTCAAAAGAACGATGTTATAGAAAATATAAGAAGTTTAAAAAGGAGAGTGACCGTGAGGAATACGTGACATTGAGAAGGTTAGTGAAGACCAGGATCTTACGCGATTACAACACCTACGTGTCCCAAGTTGAGAACTCCCTGCGGATGGACCCCAAAATGTTTTGGTCTTACGTGCATGATAGAAATAGCGTAACTAGGATTCCGGCTAAAAT contains:
- the LOC138127743 gene encoding uncharacterized protein is translated as MPKAKRKRNPEAPTGNPVEDQAEQVEIDREEPGLPPPKRKSVPWQETLLTLIANQQKQIAELRKSNMAGPTPSTSTDGTLIAQTPAPTPPTSLTTWASFRLSDFDPDKSNFTIEEWLEDASKLKGELGASDLIMIAKAGEALRGRAYRYYCDWRPVRRGWEDFCKDLGVAFPDRETPGVRAFMAATLRSKDCESLSDYGNQKLRRIYRFCDALPWATRLSMVEYGLDHAEAQASIRIRQPGDERELLKLLSEIDGHANIKLWLTRVLVMRWEQRARRVQQSNDRVCQDPLFVESVLIVAGLDIAKKTVVCRRQLKKTHRN